The following coding sequences are from one Chanos chanos chromosome 12, fChaCha1.1, whole genome shotgun sequence window:
- the mcl1a gene encoding induced myeloid leukemia cell differentiation protein Mcl-1a — protein MSLPGIKRTTAISLFFHTPQNGVLDKALIGPYTGGAADSARMSMDPFKLATEDEVDNCTDEVDGCFRPLRSGKNGVGKGLKFETPFPRSTNADGSLPTSPDTPIGLPDFASSLSKLENQTFELLRDFYLEYPDLSRLRKNRMLNTLRRVVEDVVQKHKIAFNGMVQKLKLGEQPDDMQVVGSVAKSIFSDGTTNWGRIATLVAFGALVSQRLKEAKRESCVENVALQISSYLSAYQSDWLLNNKGWDGFVEFFHVEDPESAVRNALMAVASVAGLGAGLALLIR, from the exons ATGAGCCTACCTGGAATTAAACGTACGACAGCGATTAGTTTGTTCTTTCACACTCCACAAAATGGAGTCTTGGATAAGGCGTTAATAGGCCCGTACACAGGCGGAGCTGCCGATTCGGCTCGTATGTCAATGGATCCCTTCAAACTAGCAACAGAGGATGAAGTTGACAACTGCACAGATGAAGTGGATGGGTGCTTCAGGCCTTTGAGATCGGGAAAGAATGGAGTCGGGAAAGGACTAAAATTTGAAACTCCGTTTCCACGGAGCACAAACGCAGACGGCTCCTTGCCGACGTCGCCTGACACACCGATTGGTTTGCCCGACTTCGCGTCAAGCCTTAGTAAACTGGAGAATCAAACATTTGAACTGCTTCGCGATTTTTATCTGGAATACCCAGATCTGTCGAGGCTAAGAAAAAACAGGATGCTGAATACATTGAGGAGAGTCGTTGAAGATGTGgttcaaaagcacaaaattGCTTTTAACG GCATGGTGCAGAAACTGAAGCTGGGTGAACAGCCTGATGACATGCAGGTTGTGGGGAGTGTGGCCAAAAGCATATTCAGTGATGGCACCACAAACTGGGGCCGCATCGCCACTCTGGTGGCGTTTGGTGCACTGGTGAGTCAGCGGTTGAAGGAGGCCAAGCGAGAGAGCTGCGTGGAGAATGTGGCACTGCAGATTTCCTCTTATCTCTCCGCATATCAGAGTGACTGGCTGCTGAACAACAAGGGCTGG gatGGCTTTGTTGAGTTTTTCCACGTGGAGGACCCAGAGTCGGCAGTGAGGAATGCGCTGATGGCTGTTGCCAGTGTGGCTGGTCTTGGTGCTGGACTGGCTCTTTTGATTCGATGA